A stretch of the Candidatus Denitrolinea symbiosum genome encodes the following:
- a CDS encoding beta-glucosidase — MKTLAFPKNFTWGVATSAYQIEGAWNEDGRGVSIWDTFSHTKGRIVNDENGDVAADHYHRWKDDFALMSELGVKAYRFSTAWPRILPAGTGAVNKKGLDFYDRIVDEALKRKIEPYVCLFHWDLPQALQDQGGWPKREITEHFAEYARVVAGRLGDRVKVWLTHNEPWVAAFIGYFLGDHAPGNKDIGAAVKALHHLLLSHGLAAEAIRAEAKQPVKVGLTLNLNPVHPATDSKKDKEAAKRVDMFMNRIVLDPLLKGTSPIQEAAIANLLVGKVIHDGDLAKIRQLDLLGVNYYSRTVMKHSNKIPVVNVEQVYPEGNEYSGMWEIYPEGMYETLKLVWDYKPTCELMVTENGVPVPDGVDFDGRVRDERRIRYLRNHLAQVHRAIKDGIPVKGYFHWSLMDNFEWSLGYGPRFGLVYVDWKTQKRIVKDSGRWFAKAIAENAVEI, encoded by the coding sequence ATGAAGACGCTTGCGTTTCCGAAAAATTTCACCTGGGGAGTCGCCACGTCCGCGTATCAGATCGAGGGCGCGTGGAACGAGGACGGGCGCGGGGTTTCGATCTGGGACACGTTCAGCCACACAAAGGGCAGGATTGTGAACGACGAAAACGGCGACGTGGCCGCCGACCATTATCACCGCTGGAAGGATGACTTCGCCCTGATGTCGGAACTGGGCGTGAAGGCCTATCGCTTCTCGACGGCCTGGCCGCGCATCCTGCCCGCGGGGACGGGAGCCGTGAACAAAAAGGGACTCGACTTCTACGACCGTATCGTGGACGAGGCGCTCAAACGGAAGATCGAGCCGTACGTCTGTCTCTTTCACTGGGACTTGCCGCAGGCCTTGCAAGACCAGGGCGGATGGCCGAAGCGCGAGATCACGGAACATTTCGCCGAATATGCCCGCGTCGTGGCGGGACGTTTGGGCGACCGCGTCAAGGTCTGGTTGACGCACAACGAGCCGTGGGTGGCCGCGTTCATTGGATATTTCCTCGGCGACCACGCGCCAGGGAACAAGGATATCGGCGCGGCGGTGAAGGCGCTGCATCACCTCCTGCTCTCGCACGGGCTGGCGGCGGAGGCGATCCGCGCGGAGGCGAAACAGCCCGTGAAGGTCGGACTCACGCTCAATCTGAATCCTGTCCATCCCGCGACGGACTCGAAGAAGGACAAGGAGGCCGCCAAGCGCGTGGACATGTTCATGAACCGCATCGTCCTCGACCCGCTGCTGAAAGGGACGTCTCCGATCCAGGAGGCGGCCATCGCGAATCTGCTGGTCGGGAAAGTCATCCACGACGGCGACCTTGCAAAGATCCGCCAACTGGACCTCCTCGGCGTCAACTATTACTCGCGGACGGTGATGAAACACTCCAACAAGATTCCCGTCGTCAACGTGGAGCAGGTCTATCCCGAGGGGAATGAATATTCGGGCATGTGGGAAATCTATCCCGAAGGCATGTATGAGACGTTGAAACTCGTCTGGGATTACAAGCCAACTTGCGAATTGATGGTCACGGAAAACGGCGTTCCTGTGCCTGACGGCGTGGACTTCGACGGGCGCGTGCGCGACGAGCGGCGAATCCGTTATTTGCGGAATCACCTCGCGCAGGTCCACCGCGCCATCAAGGACGGGATTCCCGTCAAGGGCTACTTCCACTGGTCGCTGATGGACAACTTCGAATGGTCGCTGGGGTACGGTCCGCGCTTCGGGTTGGTCTATGTGGATTGGAAGACGCAGAAGAGGATCGTCAAAGATAGCGGCCGCTGGTTTGCGAAGGCAATCGCGGAAAATGCGGTAGAGATCTAG
- a CDS encoding ABC transporter ATP-binding protein codes for MENNVALEVKDVVKSFMVDGAPIYAVDKVSFSVKNGEFVALVGPSGSGKTTMLSMLAALLSPTEGQILIGGQDLSKMNERQRVILRRERIGFTFQSNNLIPFLSAQENVELMLRLNGKLKHGERIRAAELLSRLGLGDRLTNLPAQMSGGQQQRVAIARALIHNPTLVLADEPTASLDTERAFQVVQTFAALIHENNRAGIMVTHDLRMCQYVDRVIQMQDGKVVKIYETRDEIMALARGEH; via the coding sequence ATGGAAAACAATGTAGCACTCGAAGTCAAAGATGTCGTCAAGTCCTTCATGGTGGATGGCGCTCCCATCTATGCCGTGGACAAGGTTTCCTTTAGCGTGAAGAACGGTGAGTTCGTCGCGCTCGTCGGGCCGAGCGGTTCGGGCAAGACCACCATGCTGTCCATGCTGGCCGCGTTGCTCTCCCCCACCGAGGGACAGATCCTCATCGGCGGGCAGGACCTATCCAAGATGAACGAACGCCAACGCGTTATCCTGCGCCGCGAGCGGATCGGATTCACCTTCCAGTCCAACAACCTGATCCCCTTCCTGTCCGCACAGGAGAATGTGGAGTTGATGCTGCGACTGAACGGGAAACTCAAACACGGAGAGCGCATCCGCGCCGCGGAACTCCTCTCCCGTCTCGGACTCGGCGACAGGCTGACCAACCTCCCCGCGCAGATGTCAGGCGGACAGCAACAGCGCGTCGCCATCGCCCGCGCCCTGATCCACAACCCGACGCTGGTTCTCGCTGACGAGCCCACTGCCAGCCTCGACACCGAGCGCGCTTTCCAGGTTGTGCAAACCTTCGCGGCGCTCATCCACGAGAACAACCGCGCTGGCATTATGGTCACCCACGATCTGCGCATGTGCCAGTACGTGGACCGCGTCATCCAAATGCAGGACGGGAAGGTGGTGAAAATCTACGAAACGCGCGACGAGATCATGGCGCTGGCGCGGGGCGAGCATTAG
- a CDS encoding ABC transporter permease yields MKNFFLSIYLAVKEIVRNRGRFLLVSLVIALITLLVLFIAALGEGLGNSNKQYLANLDADMLVFLEKADFVIPSSRVDKTLARTIRRVDGVESAGIIAASNTAILLPNDEVLKVSILGIEPGTPGAPAVLEGANLQSELAAEVLIDRNVALRTDIKVGDRITIRSTQGTEDQFYELKVVGMTDGNLYQFAPSIFVTFSNWDKMRTKSDAEVGRQSTTVNVVAVKVKSGADIETVKANILARVSNVEIADVPTAIANVPGYSAQQSTVNTQAVFTLLIGILVIGGFFQIQVLQKVPQIGVMKAIGASNDVVGWASVIQIMVVTAIGVAIGGGLAYVFSLTFPPTVPIIFNGTNSLIAVIALLLIGPAGGLVSIIYAVRIEPLKALRLS; encoded by the coding sequence ATGAAAAACTTTTTTCTTTCCATCTATCTAGCCGTCAAAGAGATCGTCCGCAACCGTGGACGCTTCCTGCTGGTCAGTCTCGTCATCGCGCTGATCACGTTGCTCGTTTTGTTCATCGCCGCCCTCGGGGAGGGACTGGGTAACTCGAACAAACAATATCTCGCCAACCTGGACGCCGACATGCTGGTGTTCCTCGAGAAGGCGGATTTCGTCATCCCCTCCAGCCGCGTGGACAAGACACTGGCGCGCACCATCCGTCGCGTAGACGGGGTGGAGAGCGCGGGCATCATCGCCGCGTCGAACACGGCCATCCTTTTGCCAAACGATGAGGTGCTGAAAGTATCCATCCTCGGCATCGAGCCTGGCACGCCTGGCGCGCCTGCCGTACTAGAAGGCGCAAATTTGCAAAGTGAATTGGCTGCCGAAGTGCTGATCGACCGCAACGTCGCGCTCCGCACCGACATCAAAGTCGGCGACCGCATCACCATCCGCTCCACGCAAGGGACGGAGGATCAGTTCTACGAGTTGAAGGTCGTCGGCATGACGGATGGCAATCTCTACCAGTTTGCGCCGTCCATCTTCGTCACCTTCTCCAACTGGGACAAAATGCGCACCAAGTCGGACGCGGAGGTGGGACGCCAGAGCACCACGGTCAACGTGGTCGCGGTCAAGGTGAAGAGCGGTGCGGATATCGAAACGGTCAAGGCAAACATCCTGGCGCGCGTCAGCAACGTGGAAATCGCCGATGTTCCAACCGCCATCGCCAACGTCCCTGGCTACTCAGCCCAGCAGAGCACGGTCAACACGCAGGCGGTCTTCACCCTGCTGATCGGCATCCTGGTCATCGGCGGGTTCTTCCAGATCCAAGTCCTGCAAAAAGTGCCGCAGATCGGCGTGATGAAAGCCATCGGCGCTTCGAACGATGTGGTCGGGTGGGCGTCGGTCATCCAGATCATGGTGGTGACCGCCATCGGCGTCGCAATCGGAGGCGGGCTGGCGTACGTTTTCTCGCTGACATTCCCGCCCACCGTGCCGATCATCTTCAACGGGACGAATTCGCTGATCGCGGTCATTGCGCTTCTGCTCATCGGACCCGCGGGCGGGTTGGTATCCATCATCTACGCTGTCCGCATCGAGCCGCTCAAGGCTCTGCGCCTTTCATAG
- a CDS encoding peroxiredoxin (PRX)-like 2 family, with the protein MPKLAYLKFNDPAPDLPVLNGEGKTIQLSTLWQKQTLVLAFTRHFGCPQCKEMMDELHDVRPELEARGLALAIMTQGTPEQAKAFCADRAPGATCLADPDRKAYTAYGLGRGSFFQTLLSPNIWKSNKRLKATKGFSPEPAPAGQDTFVMSGTFIIGTDGRVRLPYYYEDIADHPPVDLLLKGVMGMDWSTPIEVNITPEGEESKFGVQTPAEEKVVKRQPARKTMSRTPSRKKS; encoded by the coding sequence ATGCCAAAACTCGCCTACCTCAAATTCAACGATCCCGCCCCCGACCTGCCCGTTCTGAATGGGGAAGGGAAAACCATTCAACTTTCCACGCTCTGGCAAAAACAGACGCTAGTGCTGGCGTTCACGCGCCACTTCGGCTGTCCGCAATGCAAAGAGATGATGGACGAACTGCACGACGTCCGTCCCGAACTCGAGGCGCGCGGATTGGCACTTGCGATCATGACGCAGGGGACGCCTGAACAGGCCAAAGCGTTCTGCGCGGACCGTGCGCCGGGCGCGACCTGCCTGGCCGACCCTGACCGTAAAGCGTATACCGCCTACGGCCTCGGGCGCGGTTCCTTCTTCCAAACCCTGCTCTCTCCCAACATTTGGAAATCGAACAAACGCCTGAAGGCAACGAAAGGCTTCTCGCCTGAGCCTGCCCCCGCGGGTCAGGACACGTTCGTCATGTCTGGCACGTTCATCATCGGGACGGATGGCCGCGTCCGCCTGCCCTACTATTATGAAGACATCGCCGATCACCCGCCTGTGGACCTGTTGCTGAAAGGCGTCATGGGCATGGACTGGTCAACACCGATCGAAGTCAATATCACGCCAGAGGGCGAGGAAAGCAAATTTGGAGTGCAAACGCCCGCAGAGGAAAAAGTGGTCAAGCGCCAGCCTGCCAGAAAGACGATGAGCCGCACTCCGAGCCGCAAAAAATCATGA
- a CDS encoding ABC transporter ATP-binding protein — translation MLPIIELRGVTKIYSTEAGEFPALRDVSLSVQAGEFLGIVGKSGAGKSTLLNMINGVDRLTSGEVTVRVGADEAAVHRLDEGQLALWRGRTMGVILQSFQLLPMLTLVENVTLPMDLCGNYESRASRERAMDLLRLVEIEEHARKYPTQISGGQQQRVAIARALANDPPILVADEPTGSLDSITADHIFSVFERLVTENGKTIVMVTHDNSLAPRFSRNLALADGEIVSDEKRAA, via the coding sequence ATGTTGCCAATTATTGAACTACGCGGCGTAACGAAGATCTACTCCACCGAGGCGGGGGAATTTCCCGCGCTCCGGGACGTTTCGCTTTCCGTGCAGGCCGGCGAATTTCTGGGGATCGTGGGGAAGTCGGGCGCGGGCAAGTCCACTTTGCTGAACATGATCAACGGCGTGGACCGCCTGACCTCTGGCGAAGTGACCGTCCGCGTCGGCGCGGACGAGGCGGCGGTCCACCGTCTCGACGAGGGCCAGCTCGCCCTGTGGCGCGGACGCACGATGGGCGTCATCCTGCAATCCTTCCAACTGCTGCCCATGCTCACCCTCGTCGAAAACGTGACTCTCCCGATGGACCTGTGCGGGAACTACGAGTCCCGCGCGAGCCGCGAGCGCGCCATGGATCTGCTGCGTCTCGTGGAAATCGAGGAGCACGCGCGGAAATATCCCACCCAAATTTCGGGCGGACAGCAGCAGCGCGTCGCCATCGCGCGCGCCCTCGCCAACGATCCGCCCATCCTCGTCGCGGACGAGCCGACGGGCAGCCTCGATTCGATCACCGCCGACCACATCTTCAGCGTCTTCGAGCGCCTGGTGACGGAGAATGGAAAGACCATCGTGATGGTCACGCACGACAATTCCCTCGCGCCGCGCTTCTCGCGTAATCTCGCGCTGGCCGATGGGGAGATCGTCTCGGATGAGAAGAGGGCGGCATGA